The genomic segment CTCTGGTGAGGTTCGGGAATAAAGATAGGTAGGACTTCATACCTTTTTGTGGTGGTCGGCAATGAGTGTAATGCACCTATTGTGCATTTTAGATCGTCGCTCCATTCCACCTCAGGAGTTGTCCCCAACTCGAGGTGCTTCGTTAAAGTCACCTCCAACTCATCCCTGCCAACAGTTTCGAACACTTCCTGCACCGCAGGGTCAATAGCACtcacagagaaaattgagctaaaGTTGGAGTTCGAGGGATATTTCATAGTATCAAAGATATTAAAATGCACAATTTCCCCATCAAATTCCATGGATAAggtacccttattaacatcaatttttgtttgTGCTGTGCTCATAAAGGGTCTACCCAATAACAAAGGTGAGGGATCGGGGGAGTGATCATCATCCATATCAAGTACATAAAAATCAGCTGGAAACACCAAATCATTAACTTTCACCAACACATCTTCAACCAACCCATCAGGATATGCATTAGTTCGGTCAGCTAATTGAACGATTATTCCAGTTTCTTTTAATGGACCTAATTTCAGAGAAGCATATATAGatttaggcatgacattaattgaTGCTCCCAGATCCAACATGGCCCTTCTAATCACAGTGTTGCCTATCCTACAGGggatagtaaacatacctgggtcCCCACACTTTGGTGGAAGCTTTTTCTGCAGGACCGCTGACACATTCTCCCCAACAATGACCCTTTCATCTCCCCTCAATCGCCTTCGGTTGACACACAAGTCCCTTAGGAACTTGGCatattttgatacttgtttgATGGCGTCTAAGAGGGAGATATTTATCTCCACCTTGTGAAACACCTCCAAGATCTCCTTCTCCTTATCCTGTTTCTTCGATTTTTTCAACCTGTTAGGAAAAGGAGGTAGGTTAGTTTTAACTGTAATTACTGGGTCTGGAAGTACCTTTGGATCTGCACCACTGCTGTCCTCCCTCTCAAACTCATTTTCGATCTTTTCCTCATCCTTATCCTTAGGGATTACAGGTTCAGGCCCCTGAATTTCCTTGCCACTCCTCAAGGTCATGGCGCTCACATTCTTCGGGTTCAACTCAGGCTGAGAGGGCAATTTACCCTGGTTTTGAGACTCCAAACGGTTGATTGATGTGGTCATTTGACTCATCTGAGTCCTTATGTCCTGCATTTCGGAgtccgtcctttgctgattttaCGTAATGGTTGCCATCAGCTGTTTCATCATCTCCTCCAAAGATGGACCAGAACTTGGGGGCGGAGGTGGTCGGGGCTGGTATTGCTGCTGGTACCCTGGTTGCTTATTTGGCACGAAATTAGACTGCCTGTTCGGTGCAAAGTTGGGCTGCATATTTCCTCTATAGCTGAAATTCGGGTGGTCCTTCCAGCCGGGAATGTAGGTACTTGAATAGGGGGCATAGGGCCTTCGTGGCGCGGGCGCGTGACCAGCCATGTTCACTTGCTCTGCACTTTCTTCCTGGAGCATTGGGCACATGTCTGTAGGATGACCCATACCCGTGCATACCCCGCACATCTTGGCCTGAGATGCATTTCCTACAGCAAGTTGCCTAACAAAAGAAGTCAATTCAGTCAACTGCTGCTAGATAGAGGATGTCTCTACCTCGTTCACTTTGCGTACCGGGACATCCTCCCTTGTACCAAATTGCAGCGAATTCTCTGCCATCCCCTCTATTAACTCCCTTGCTTCCCGAGGGGTTTTGTTCACCAGTGCCCCTCCGCTTGCAgcatcaattatactcatatctTTGAAAAGGAGCCCCTCATAAAAATACAATATGAGCAACTGCTCACTTATCTGGTGCTGGGGGCACTTGTTGCACAACTTCTTGAACCGCTCCCAGTACTCATAGAGTGACTCCCCTGGGTGCTGCTTGATCCCgcaaatttctttccttagacTTGCAGCCCTGGatgcaggaaaatatttttctagaaattttttCTGCAACTGGTCCCACGTGATAATGCTACCTGGTGGCAGGTAGTATAGTCAGTCCTTTGCAGAGTCTTTCAATGAGAAAGGGAATGCCCGTATTTTTATTTGCTCTTCTGTGATTCCCGGGGGTTTCATACTATTGCACACAACATCGAACTCCTACAGATGCTTATACGGCTCCTCACCTGGTAAACCATGGAAAGAAGGTAAAAGATGAATAAGGCcagattttaattcaaatgGAGTGCTATTATCTAAATTTGGGAAAGTAATGCACAAAGGCTGCTGATTTAAGttaggagcagccaactcccttaatgttcgTGCATTAGCCATGGTGTCTTCCTCCTGGTCAGAGTCACTCGAAGTGTCACCAAACGAGTCTGTTGGTTCAACTTCTGACTCAGATCCCTGAGATACAGCACTGGAGTGCTCCTCTCTGAGATGTCTGGTTTTCTTTCTTGTCCTACGCGCGGTTTTCTCTACTTCAGGGTCAAAAACCAAatcacctgtacgagaagaccgaggcatacactagaaaaaaaaataccagaaaattagaacaaaaaatgagtttaaaaagaaacaaataataacgccagtccccggcaacggcgccaaaaattgacagggtgtcgaagcctgtacaataataaaattaaacctaattgtcagttaaaatgaccaaacccaattccaagtactggagcagggactctaggtgtgcaatgggttacttgattcaccctgttcccgaagagtttgcttggtCCGATATGCCCGAATGGAATGGTTATTTCTTTTCACAAATATTTATGAATTCGTAGACAGGGCAAGTACGGTCGTATCCACTGAGACTGGGTATACTTGTTTCTTAAGAAATTCAAAGCAACACAGGGGGTGATTTTGTAGGAATGataacaatcaaataaattcaaataagaaaataaaaatgaaaataaataactgACTAGAAATTAAACAATAATTCACTGAACTCAgagtaacaataattaaagacccaaatcaattaaaacaaggaagcacttaaaaataaaataaagtaggcaactaaaagtcaaatggcaattcaccaaaattaaggtaatattaattaaaagtctagccaagaaatgactttagcaatggttcacctaa from the Coffea arabica cultivar ET-39 chromosome 11e, Coffea Arabica ET-39 HiFi, whole genome shotgun sequence genome contains:
- the LOC140021342 gene encoding uncharacterized protein, whose amino-acid sequence is MQDIRTQMSQMTTSINRLESQNQGKLPSQPELNPKNVSAMTLRSGKEIQGPEPVIPKDKDEEKIENEFEREDSSGADPKVLPDPVITVKTNLPPFPNRLKKSKKQDKEKEILEVFHKVEINISLLDAIKQVSKYAKFLRDLCVNRRRLRGDERVIVGENVSAVLQKKLPPKCGDPGMFTIPCRIGNTVIRRAMLDLGASINVMPKSIYASLKLGPLKETGIIVQLADRTNAYPDGLVEDVLVKVNDLVFPADFYVLDMDDDHSPDPSPLLLGRPFMSTAQTKIDVNKGTLSMEFDGEIVHFNIFDTMKYPSNSNFSSIFSVSAIDPAVQEVFETVGRDELEVTLTKHLELGTTPEVEWSDDLKCTIGALHSLPTTTKRYEVLPIFIPEPHQRVLPSVVYAPELELKPLPEHLKYAYLGDNETLPVIISSALSKTQEEKLIRILREHKEAIGWTIADIKGISPAICMHQIRLEEDAKPVRQAQRRLNPLMMEVVKKEILKLLDVGIIFAISDSPWVSPVQVVPKKAGVTVEANQTGELVPVRKSTGWRQCIDYRRLNAVTKRTIFLSLSLTKWLNV